One Cydia splendana chromosome 21, ilCydSple1.2, whole genome shotgun sequence genomic region harbors:
- the LOC134801085 gene encoding TGF-beta-activated kinase 1 and MAP3K7-binding protein 1-like, with translation MIAPVARPVARPWTDDLPKCRNTCVASYFSRLGGGNVDSNDDYLCFHCQTEDNSSLYGVFEPHNGLEAAQFIMQRMAAELLFPPPSANNTDEEIRDRLRNAFSSVEKAYTENYDSMIAERTSLQYQLQTLTESQAVEAILARLKEIDRHLSGGATLVIALVHNNKLFCANVGCCRALLCRTDANSVLRVVQLTADHSLSNEDELLRLRQLGLDTNKLRNGMYVGNQAGTRCLGNYLVKGLYKAFPLLGAARAAPVAPQPELHGPVLLDDSCRFLVLVSSGVYKRIAEVKGSSEQANKQLAQIIVENFRSQTNFKKVSQSALDEIEQEFVSYCIKNNLTPKSNTHMTLLIRNFNFIQIDPEPSLVPKHQNPSVRFNPIVQSKSNTLLNELDSEIYSSETTESNVDTNRSNRSTESGSDIEPGRQYDRDRKIKGYVDFSCYYENVEKARKNGTLPSFIE, from the exons ATGATCGCTCCTGTCGCTAGGCCCGTGGCACGGCCGTGGACGGACGACCTCCCGAAGTGCCGCAATACATGCGTAGCGTCGTATTTTTCGCGTCTGGGAGGTGGGAATGTCGACTCCAATGATGACTATCTCTGCTTTCATTGCCAGACTGAAGATAACTC GAGCTTATATGGAGTATTTGAGCCCCACAATGGGCTGGAGGCGGCCCAGTTCATCATGCAGCGTATGGCGGCCGAGCTGCTGTTCCCGCCGCCGTCCGCCAACAATACTGACGAGGAGATCAGGGACCGGCTGAG GAATGCTTTTAGCTCCGTAGAAAAAGCGTACACAGAGAACTATGACAGCATGATCGCTGAGAGAACCAGCTTGCAGTACCAGCTGCAAACACTCACAGAATCACAG GCAGTGGAGGCGATCCTGGCGCGGTTGAAGGAGATTGACCGACATTTGTCGGGCGGCGCCACTCTCGTTATAGCTCTAGTGCATAATAACAAGCTGTTTTGTGCCAAT GTTGGTTGCTGCCGAGCTTTGCTCTGTCGAACGGACGCCAATTCAGTATTAAGAGTGGTGCAGTTGACAGCGGACCATAGTTTGTCCAACGAAGATGAGTTGCTACGGCTGAGGCAGCTAGGGTTGGACACTAATAAACTAAGAAATG gcATGTACGTGGGAAACCAGGCGGGCACGCGCTGCCTCGGCAACTATTTGGTTAAG GGGCTGTACAAGGCGTTCCCGCTGCTgggcgccgcccgcgccgcgcccgTGGCGCCGCAGCCCGAGCTGCACGGGCCCGTGCTGTTGGATGACTCCTGCAG ATTCCTAGTCCTCGTCAGCTCTGGAGTCTACAAACGCATAGCCGAAGTGAAAGGCAGCAGCGAGCAAGCCAACAAGCAACTCGCccagatcatagtagaaaactTCCGCTCCCAGACCAACTTCAAAAAAGTCAGCCAATCTGCTCTCGATGAGATCGAACAAGAATTCGTCTCATACTGCATTAAGAATAACTTAACACCGAAGTCTAACACACATATGACTTTACTAATAAGGAATTTCAACTTTATTCAAATTGATCCGGAGCCTAGTTTGGTTCCGAAGCACCAGAATCCGTCGGTTCGCTTCAATCCGATAGTTCAATCGAAGTCGAACACTTTATTGAACGAGTTAGACTCTGAAATTTACTCGTCCGAAACGACAGAATCTAATGTAGATACGAATAGGTCTAATAGGTCTACGGAGTCAGGGTCTGACATAGAACCTGGTAGGCAGTATGATAGAGATAGAAAGATTAAAGGTTATGTGGATTTTTCTTGTTATTACGAAAATGTTGAGAAGGCGAGGAAAAATGGGACTCTGCCCAGTTTTattgaatga